The genome window GCCCTGGGATCTATGGTTTGGTGCAATCTCCATCAGAAACGTGTGGCTATCCTCCTTTAAGGTGGGGTTATTTTGAGTGCCTGTGCATGACACTTAGATTTGCTGTAAGTGAAACAAATTGGTTCACTTATTTGTAACTGTTTCTGTATCTACTGGCTTGGAGCATGGCTTTTATTTTCACGCATAGCTGCAATAACAACAAACGTcgttgtgctgctggcaggcagtgtCCTCCTGACCACAGCTTCTGCCTCATGATCCTGGGATGAAAAGACATTCTGCATAGTAATAAAAAACCCGGTAAAAgtagatgatgatgatgataataataatgtaAATAAGTGAAAATAACAAATAAACATGAGAAGTAATTAAAATTTATGCGGAGTTCAGCCTGATCGCTAGACTACTACTTTATTCTCATCTCCGGGCATTATCCTTTGCCCCTCGCTTCTCTGCCCCCACTTGCCTCCCTGGTAGATGGGCTGAGGAGGGCGAGAGACACGAGGTGGTCTCCTGCTCCTTCGCTTCAGGCTTGcgctgtctgcagcagcagtgcccctgcCCCCAACCCGCAGTTGTCGACCACGCGGTTGCTATTGTTTCCCTGTCTCTTGGGGGTTTTTAGGCAGTGACGAGATAATGGGCGTTTGAGGTGTACTGAATTCAGCTGTCGAGCGCTGCCCCGGGCGGCGGGGCCAGGCAGCGTGGGACTGGCAGGCGGCGGTCAGTGCCGCGGCGCGAAGGGCGCTGCGCATGCGCGCCGGGCTCTCACTGCGGCTCCGCGGCCGGCGGGAGCGCGCCCCCTGGCGGTGTGGTGCGGGCGGGAGCCCGTGCCGGCGCGAGCCGGTGCAGGCGCTGGCATCGGCATGTGGGCCAAGGGGCTGTGGGCGCTGCTGGCCGCGCTGCGGGCgggctggtgcctgctgccGCAGGCCGGCTACCTGCACCCCGACGAATTCTTCCAGTCGCCCGAGGTTATGGCAGGTAAGATGCTGGGCGCCGTCGGGAGGGGCGGGGCTGAGGCGACCCGACGCGGAGGGGCACTGGATCGCGACCGCGACCCCTCAGAGGAGGAGCGGCGGGAGCGCGCCCTGAGGCGGGCGAAGGTGCCGGGGCAGTCCCGCCGCTCCCGTCCGCCCAGCGCGGAGAGACACCGCGGGTGCGTGTTCCCTTGCAGCCCCGCAGCGCGGGATCCGCGGGGATCACGCCTCGCCGCGCACCGTGTAGGCGCGTACCTGTCCCGCACCGCCTGCGCGGTGGCTGGCGAGCGGCTGTTCCCCGCAGGAACGCGGCCCCAGCAGCGTGCGCCCCGCGCCCCTTTCCTTAGCGCCTCCTGCAAGCAGGGCAGGTGCGGGTCGGCACTTCATGGTGGCTGTTTCTGCCGTGCTGTCCACAGCAGTGGCGCCTGGAACCACGCACCCCTATCggagttggggtttttgttcgCTTGGGGGCTTTCTGTtcggtgtgggttttgtttgcttgctttttggtTTACTTTTCCTTTTGACATTTTGCTAAAAAATAATAGTGTACTCCTAAAAAAAGTCGACACCAGCTTCAACGTTTTAGggattgctctgctctgcatcttCATGCCTCTTACACTAACACATATCcctaaaaaaaatacattatgtgtgtatttttttttttcttcctttatagGAGATATTTTAAATCTGCAAGTCTATTATCCTTGGGAATTCCTTTCCACCTCTCCTTGCAGAACAGTTGTCTTCCCATTAATGACATCTGGAGTTGCCTACTGGGTGATCAAATCTTTGCAGCAGCTGGACTTATGTTCAAGTTGCATCAACAGCTACACCCTTCTGGTATCGCCTCGCCTTCTCTTTACAGTCTCTTCTTTCATACTTGACTACAGTGCTTACCGCTTAGCGCCTTCCTGGGAAGCGGATCCATGGAAAGcgctgctgcttcttgctggATCGTACGTCACTCTGGTGTTCTATACAAGAACCTTTACCAACACACTTGAAGGACTTCTCTTTGCCATTCTGATGGTATTGGTTTCCTCAAGGAAGTCCGATGGCACCTTAGCGGCGCCTACAAGCGGCCCTCTTATAGGTGTGATAACGACCGCTGGGTTTTTCAACAGGCCAACCTTTCTGGCATTTGCTCTAATGCCCCTGCTTTACTGGGCAGGTTTAATTGTTGCCTCTCAACAGAGCATTAAAACTGTCATAAACCACTTGTTGAAGCTTGTCCTATGTGCATGTTTTACTGCCGTTGTTTTTATCACAGCCGACACCTTGTACTTTACTTCCATGGGCTTAGACAATCTCTCCAGCACTGGCAAGGGCAGCCTGTTTGATGTGCTAGGTCAGTTAAGTGAGAAAACTATAGTAACCCCTTTCAATTTTATCAGCTATAATCTTAATCCTTATAATCTTGCTCTGCATGGAAGTCACCCACGAGTCACGCATTTTGCAGTCAATGGAGTCATGCTCTTTGGGATCTTACATATTCTGGCCATTGGTGCTGGTTTTAAAACATTAAAGAAATCTATCCAGCATTTACTATGGGCCAGATCACATTGCCAGGGGTCATCTGGGCTGTTGGTGCTTTCTGAGGGCAATCCAACATTActgctcttttattttgttccttTGGCATTTCTCTCCCTGTTCAGCCACCAAGAACCTCGCTTTCTCATTCCTCTCATCTTGCCATTGGTCTTGTTCAGCACGTCACAGAACAGAGCTGTGAAGTGGAAACATGTCATTGTTATTTTCAATGttcttggggcttttttgtttgggtgcTTACACCAGGGAGGACTGATTCCATGTTTGTTTCACCTGGAGCAACTCGTGCATTCTCCAGAGTCCTCAAACCATCCAAGACACTATACTCTACTCTTTGCTCACACCTACATGCCTCCTAGGTCTCTGCTTAATATCAAGAAGAGAGACACATATATAGAAGTCATTGATATGGCTGGATCTGCAGAAGAAACCCTCTGCCAGACAGTAGAGCAGCAAGCAAACAATTTTACCTGCAATGACTGTGATGTTTTTGTCATCATTCCCGGTACGGTCAGAGCCACACTTACAGAATGTGATGTTTCAGTCAAGAACGAGACTTTGCTATTTCCACACTTATCAATGGAAGACCCACCACAAATATCCTTGCTATTCAGTGGGAACTGGAGAAGTCAGTTAGGACTATACATCCTTCAGCTAGACAGAAATCACAACAGCCTTTAGGCTTTAGGAGAACGGTGGCTTTGTTTTTCACTTcacctgggtgctgcccaaAGGTGCTGCAAGACCACCTTCTTCACAGACCCAACTTCAGCACAAgcagtggcactgggagctccTCTGAGTTTCCTTATTCCCTCTCTTTATGACCTTACACTCATCCAGTAGAGCCAGTTCTGCAGAGAACCTGCTTAAAATCTGATGTCTTTAATACAACCTTTGTCATTTGCCTGATGAGAGGATGAAATTGGGTCCCATTTTAGCTCATCTGTTGTTGAAAGTTCTTAGCCTCTTGAAATTGTTGTGGATTTTGTGTTTGCTGATAGGAGGCATTAATGCAGGTGCCTGAGTGAAGTTACAGGACTAGACAAAAGCTCATCTCACTCAATGCTTTATTTTATGCTCTTAAAAATACAGAGCCATCTCTCAGTCATTAGGCCGGACTGCAGGCACAATGCAGGCACCAGCACTGTGATTTTGTGTTG of Dryobates pubescens isolate bDryPub1 chromosome 32, bDryPub1.pri, whole genome shotgun sequence contains these proteins:
- the PIGZ gene encoding GPI mannosyltransferase 4: MWAKGLWALLAALRAGWCLLPQAGYLHPDEFFQSPEVMAGDILNLQVYYPWEFLSTSPCRTVVFPLMTSGVAYWVIKSLQQLDLCSSCINSYTLLVSPRLLFTVSSFILDYSAYRLAPSWEADPWKALLLLAGSYVTLVFYTRTFTNTLEGLLFAILMVLVSSRKSDGTLAAPTSGPLIGVITTAGFFNRPTFLAFALMPLLYWAGLIVASQQSIKTVINHLLKLVLCACFTAVVFITADTLYFTSMGLDNLSSTGKGSLFDVLGQLSEKTIVTPFNFISYNLNPYNLALHGSHPRVTHFAVNGVMLFGILHILAIGAGFKTLKKSIQHLLWARSHCQGSSGLLVLSEGNPTLLLFYFVPLAFLSLFSHQEPRFLIPLILPLVLFSTSQNRAVKWKHVIVIFNVLGAFLFGCLHQGGLIPCLFHLEQLVHSPESSNHPRHYTLLFAHTYMPPRSLLNIKKRDTYIEVIDMAGSAEETLCQTVEQQANNFTCNDCDVFVIIPGTVRATLTECDVSVKNETLLFPHLSMEDPPQISLLFSGNWRSQLGLYILQLDRNHNSL